A genomic stretch from Rhodomicrobium vannielii ATCC 17100 includes:
- a CDS encoding NifB/NifX family molybdenum-iron cluster-binding protein — translation MKIAIATKDWQSVAGHAGQSRFWLLYDLSSVKAGDPLPAPGHIQLTNAEILHYFEDDGPHPLDGVNVVVAGSAGDGFVRRMKKRGADVLLTGETDPTAALNRILAGEVLPDQRFDITTTLCKLRDVFSKH, via the coding sequence ATGAAAATCGCAATCGCAACGAAAGACTGGCAAAGCGTCGCCGGACATGCGGGGCAATCGCGCTTCTGGTTGCTTTACGATCTTTCGTCGGTAAAGGCGGGCGATCCTCTGCCTGCGCCTGGGCATATCCAACTGACGAACGCCGAAATTCTGCACTATTTTGAGGACGACGGGCCGCATCCGCTGGACGGCGTCAACGTCGTGGTGGCGGGCAGCGCGGGCGATGGCTTTGTTCGGCGCATGAAAAAGCGCGGCGCCGACGTGCTGCTGACAGGCGAAACCGATCCGACAGCGGCGCTGAATCGCATCCTCGCGGGCGAGGTGCTGCCGGATCAGCGGTTCGACATCACGACGACGCTTTGCAAGCTGCGGGATGTGTTCTCGAAGCACTGA